The Verrucomicrobiota bacterium genome includes the window AGGCGCACATCGTGAATTACACTGTCTTTGGCCGCGAGGTGAATTTGGCCAGCCGACTGGAGGGCGTTTCCGGCAGAGGTCGCATCATCATCAGTGAACCAACCTATGAAGAGCTAAAGCAAACCGATGCGGAACTGGCCGACACCTGCATCACGCACCCGCCAGTCATGGTCAAAGGCATGAGAAATGCCATCAAAGTATTCGAGGTCCCGTGGAAACAAGAGGAAAAAAAAGTATAAATAGGGCTTGCAAGCCAGCGGGAGACTGATAGGTTCACGCCTCTTTGATTTTAACGATAGAATTGTTATGGCACGTATCTGTGAATTAACTGGTAAAGGCCCGACCAAGGGCAGTCGCATCTGGCGCAGTGGCAAAGCCAAGAAAAAAGGTGGTATCGGCACGCACGTGACCGCTATCACGAAGCGGCGTTTTTTGCCCAACCTGCAACGCGTCAAGGCCGTGATTGACGGTGAGGTGCGCCATATCTGGGTGTCCACCCGGGCGCTCAAAAAGGGTTTGGTGGTAAAACCGCCGAAGCGCACGTATAAGGCCCCCGCCAAGGCGGCCGCGAAATCAGTTGCCAAGGCCTGAACAGCCTTTGAGTTCTTTTATCAAAGGCGCCCGTTGACGGCGGGTGCCTTTTTTGTTTTTCCCATTCTTTTCGCTTGAACTCGTGAGAAAAGACAGCTATAAATTACCACCGTCAGTGGCGACGCCTCCGGGAAGTTGGTAAACCGGTGGCGGCGCAGTGTCGGGTTGCCCACGTGGCGGAATTGGCAGACGCGCTAGATTCAGGTTCTAGTGAGTAAC containing:
- the rpmB gene encoding 50S ribosomal protein L28, yielding MARICELTGKGPTKGSRIWRSGKAKKKGGIGTHVTAITKRRFLPNLQRVKAVIDGEVRHIWVSTRALKKGLVVKPPKRTYKAPAKAAAKSVAKA